A portion of the Faecalibacterium sp. I3-3-89 genome contains these proteins:
- a CDS encoding amino acid permease, with protein sequence METRNETIHEQGKLKRKLGLGAALAVAVGTTIGSGIFSSLAEVAGASGSALMMIVSFVIGGLIMIPQNLLYAELASAYPEDGGQYTWLKEAGWRPVAFLNGWLAFWATDPSTCSVMSLAIASYLAFFIPALTGIGIKVVAILLIIGFTTLHYRSVEAGARFQAFITSLKLLPFFLLVGVGLFYMNTELISVPAAAGAPVGIAALLAGVSATTWSYDGAIGACYMAGEVKDPDKTMPKVMIYCIAIVILLYAGLSTIAAGLIPLGELAASDAPIALAFSKIPVIGSTAGIITALMAIVVITGSVSGATMYQPRLEYAMAKDGLWYSRFAEVHPKYNTPSFALMAQAIYAIILVCVSGINDLLGYFTFICLVKNMLVFCTMFVHHKKADYNPGWKCPAWKIMTVIAIFANGILLVSTFMWAPTAALIASGAALVTGLPAYYFFDKKNRTAADGN encoded by the coding sequence ATGGAAACAAGAAATGAAACGATTCACGAACAGGGAAAGCTGAAGCGGAAGCTGGGGCTTGGCGCCGCCTTGGCAGTGGCTGTCGGCACAACGATTGGTTCCGGTATTTTCTCGTCGCTGGCGGAAGTGGCTGGTGCATCCGGTTCTGCGTTGATGATGATTGTCAGCTTTGTTATCGGTGGTCTGATCATGATCCCCCAGAATCTTCTCTATGCGGAGCTTGCATCAGCATATCCGGAAGATGGCGGTCAATATACATGGCTGAAAGAAGCAGGCTGGCGTCCTGTGGCCTTCCTGAACGGCTGGCTGGCCTTCTGGGCAACCGATCCTTCAACCTGCTCTGTCATGTCCTTGGCAATCGCCAGCTATCTTGCTTTCTTCATTCCTGCACTGACAGGAATCGGCATTAAAGTCGTAGCAATCCTGCTGATTATTGGTTTCACCACGCTGCATTATCGCTCCGTAGAAGCCGGCGCACGGTTTCAGGCTTTTATTACCAGTCTGAAGCTGCTGCCCTTCTTCCTGCTGGTTGGCGTTGGCCTGTTCTACATGAACACTGAGTTGATTTCTGTGCCCGCTGCTGCAGGCGCTCCTGTAGGAATTGCCGCCTTGCTCGCCGGCGTATCTGCAACCACATGGTCTTACGATGGCGCAATAGGCGCTTGCTATATGGCAGGCGAAGTAAAAGATCCCGACAAGACCATGCCAAAGGTAATGATCTACTGCATTGCAATTGTCATTCTTCTGTACGCCGGTCTTTCTACCATTGCAGCAGGCCTGATCCCTCTGGGAGAGCTTGCGGCCTCCGATGCTCCTATTGCGCTTGCATTCTCAAAAATCCCTGTAATCGGTTCCACTGCAGGCATCATCACCGCGCTGATGGCAATCGTTGTAATTACGGGATCGGTTTCCGGTGCAACGATGTACCAGCCTCGTCTGGAGTACGCAATGGCAAAGGACGGATTATGGTACAGCCGTTTTGCGGAAGTACATCCCAAATACAATACGCCTTCCTTTGCACTGATGGCTCAGGCTATTTACGCAATCATTCTGGTTTGCGTTTCCGGCATCAACGATCTTCTGGGCTATTTCACATTTATTTGTCTGGTGAAAAACATGCTGGTGTTCTGCACCATGTTTGTTCACCACAAAAAGGCTGACTATAACCCCGGCTGGAAATGCCCGGCGTGGAAAATTATGACGGTTATTGCAATTTTTGCAAACGGCATCCTTCTGGTTTCCACGTTCATGTGGGCACCTACTGCAGCCTTGATTGCCAGTGGCGCTGCACTTGTTACCGGTCTGCCTGCCTACTATTTCTTCGATAAGAAAAACAGAACCGCAGCTGACGGAAACTAA
- a CDS encoding RidA family protein: MEMKKISTSKAAQPGGWYSQAFRIGDLIYTAGITGVDPETGKLAAPDDIVSQTHQIMKNMKAILEEAGSDMDHVFKTLVFVADIDQFALFNETYRQYFPEDPPARSTMQVGKFNGGMTIEIEAIAVVK; this comes from the coding sequence ATGGAAATGAAAAAAATCTCAACGTCCAAAGCTGCACAGCCCGGCGGCTGGTATTCCCAAGCATTTCGAATCGGAGATCTCATTTATACAGCAGGTATAACAGGTGTGGATCCGGAAACAGGGAAACTGGCAGCTCCCGATGATATTGTTTCTCAGACACATCAGATTATGAAGAACATGAAAGCAATTCTGGAGGAAGCCGGATCTGATATGGATCATGTTTTTAAGACCTTAGTCTTTGTGGCAGATATTGATCAGTTCGCTTTGTTTAATGAAACCTACCGGCAGTATTTTCCGGAGGATCCGCCGGCAAGAAGCACGATGCAGGTGGGCAAATTCAATGGGGGAATGACGATCGAGATTGAGGCCATTGCTGTTGTAAAATAA